A genomic window from Nitrospiria bacterium includes:
- a CDS encoding c(7)-type cytochrome triheme domain-containing protein: protein MSRGGRIGAICAGLMLVILYSYGQNRIEAQTTQDQPATAPAQAPVVTPAPIETPPAQTPPAAPPPSPVVTPAPTEPQPSQPPPPVQTPPAAEEEEHPLAFDYLPKTKMGYVDWVAAIKQGVIHPRDSLDPNAVTMKALDFNIIFKVNVSGLPDVVYPHYPHTLWLDCRNCHPGIFLMRAGANPVTMEKILKGEYCGRCHGIVAFPISDCFRCHSRPK from the coding sequence GTGAGTAGGGGTGGACGGATCGGGGCCATTTGCGCGGGCCTCATGCTCGTCATCCTTTATTCCTACGGGCAAAACCGGATCGAGGCCCAGACGACACAGGATCAACCTGCAACCGCTCCGGCTCAAGCCCCGGTCGTAACCCCCGCCCCGATCGAGACCCCGCCCGCCCAAACTCCGCCGGCCGCCCCCCCTCCATCGCCCGTCGTAACCCCGGCGCCGACCGAACCTCAACCCTCCCAGCCTCCCCCGCCCGTCCAAACTCCACCGGCCGCCGAAGAGGAAGAACATCCCTTGGCCTTTGATTATCTGCCCAAGACCAAGATGGGCTACGTTGACTGGGTCGCCGCAATCAAACAAGGCGTGATCCATCCAAGAGACTCCTTGGATCCGAATGCGGTCACGATGAAGGCACTCGACTTTAATATTATTTTTAAGGTCAATGTCAGCGGCCTTCCCGATGTGGTGTATCCCCATTATCCTCATACGTTATGGCTTGACTGTCGGAACTGCCATCCCGGCATATTTTTGATGCGGGCTGGCGCCAATCCCGTCACGATGGAGAAAATACTAAAGGGGGAGTACTGCGGTCGCTGTCATGGGATTGTCGCTTTTCCAATCTCGGACTGCTTTCGTTGCCATTCAAGACCCAAATAA
- a CDS encoding c(7)-type cytochrome triheme domain-containing protein encodes MGWLKSSSSILRPDKRWLVLASLLPWLLSGCVQPKLTKAEIVQKSGLDAQGHPVAFSVLPKTQVGGVDWVAALKEGILKPRGSLDPTGPPESPPLNLDIVFNIGDAYPVPNVVFPHTPHTMWLSCNNCHPSIFIMKQGANPVSMDRIIKGEYCGRCHGVVAFPFVDCLRCHSRPK; translated from the coding sequence ATGGGCTGGCTCAAATCCTCGTCAAGCATCTTGCGTCCCGATAAACGTTGGCTGGTTCTCGCCTCGCTGCTGCCCTGGCTTCTATCCGGCTGCGTGCAACCCAAACTGACCAAGGCCGAGATCGTTCAAAAATCCGGACTGGATGCCCAGGGACATCCGGTCGCCTTCAGCGTGCTTCCGAAAACACAGGTGGGAGGCGTCGATTGGGTAGCCGCGCTTAAAGAAGGAATCCTGAAACCCAGAGGATCCCTCGATCCGACCGGTCCGCCGGAGAGCCCGCCATTAAACCTGGATATCGTGTTTAACATCGGCGACGCCTATCCCGTACCCAACGTCGTCTTCCCGCATACGCCGCACACGATGTGGCTCAGCTGCAATAACTGCCATCCTTCCATCTTCATCATGAAACAAGGAGCGAACCCTGTCAGCATGGACCGGATAATAAAGGGAGAGTACTGCGGCCGGTGCCACGGGGTGGTGGCCTTTCCGTTCGTGGACTGTCTGCGCTGTCATTCACGTCCGAAATAA
- a CDS encoding TonB family protein, with protein MISIWGGQDSDQNFKRIAWTCVLLYGVAALAFNLLTVKTPSRSDYTRIDPRIARLIVEASKPAPVPVPKAKKEEPKVEQKPTEEKKAEPKSEQPRKPAPEVAKQEGPTPEEIRAQQEAQRKKNMEVAMNSGLLKLLKQSDAKGGSVPDQKLKKVFTEIKGLNEAPKTTAGGTPQPMPTASQGIDDIVSKLEKSIKESDGPGTHSALNGSGGINQMIGNLQPDLGSSSLAERKTTKVDSPFQIKGFEEGKSPRDYESIAQVVDSYKGGISFLYNRALRENPTLRGTVTVEFIIAASGDVSDCHVVSSSVKSPLFEEELVKRVLQWKFPPVPAGDVTVSYPITFSVSG; from the coding sequence ATGATTTCGATTTGGGGAGGTCAGGACAGCGACCAAAACTTTAAACGGATCGCCTGGACCTGCGTCCTGCTCTATGGTGTGGCCGCCCTCGCGTTCAACCTCCTCACCGTCAAAACGCCATCGCGCTCGGACTATACCCGCATCGATCCTCGGATCGCCCGCCTGATCGTTGAGGCCTCGAAACCCGCGCCGGTTCCTGTCCCGAAGGCCAAGAAGGAGGAGCCCAAGGTCGAGCAGAAACCCACGGAAGAAAAAAAAGCGGAGCCCAAATCGGAACAGCCCCGAAAGCCGGCTCCGGAAGTGGCCAAACAGGAAGGGCCCACCCCCGAAGAAATACGGGCCCAACAAGAGGCTCAGCGAAAGAAGAACATGGAAGTGGCCATGAACAGCGGGCTTCTTAAGCTTTTAAAGCAGTCCGATGCCAAGGGGGGCAGCGTCCCGGATCAGAAACTGAAAAAAGTTTTCACCGAGATCAAAGGCCTTAACGAGGCACCCAAGACGACGGCCGGCGGGACCCCTCAACCCATGCCCACGGCGAGTCAGGGGATTGATGATATCGTGTCCAAGCTGGAAAAATCGATCAAGGAATCGGATGGACCCGGGACCCATTCCGCTCTTAACGGGAGCGGCGGGATCAATCAGATGATCGGGAATCTACAGCCGGACCTGGGCTCATCGTCCCTGGCCGAGCGCAAGACCACGAAGGTGGATAGTCCGTTTCAGATCAAGGGATTTGAAGAGGGGAAAAGTCCCCGAGACTATGAGTCGATCGCGCAGGTGGTGGATTCCTACAAAGGCGGAATCAGCTTCCTTTACAATAGGGCCCTACGGGAAAATCCGACACTCCGGGGCACGGTGACGGTTGAGTTCATCATTGCCGCCAGCGGGGATGTGAGCGACTGCCATGTGGTGTCCAGTTCGGTGAAGAGCCCGCTATTCGAGGAAGAACTGGTCAAACGGGTACTGCAATGGAAATTCCCCCCGGTTCCCGCCGGGGACGTCACGGTATCTTACCCCATCACGTTTTCGGTTTCCGGTTGA
- a CDS encoding biopolymer transporter ExbD, translated as MRKSHMRARSRFSERRKGATTVSTVLTLTSLVDLFTNLVLFLLYNFSGEASAIPAAEHMKLPESLAQLTPQTTLTVMITRSDILVDGTKVAEIGQVLKESDLLIPALKKEMDYAAERGKYFSNISAGKPFEGRVTILGDKNIPFRLLEKVMYTCSQAEFGQIDLAVIQKESAG; from the coding sequence ATGAGAAAAAGTCATATGCGGGCCCGGTCTCGATTCTCGGAACGCCGGAAGGGAGCCACGACGGTCTCCACGGTTTTAACCCTCACGTCCCTTGTGGACCTGTTCACAAACCTGGTGCTTTTTCTTCTCTATAACTTTTCGGGTGAGGCCTCGGCCATCCCGGCCGCGGAGCATATGAAGCTGCCGGAATCCCTGGCCCAGCTCACGCCCCAGACGACCCTGACCGTTATGATCACCCGATCCGACATTCTTGTGGATGGGACAAAGGTGGCCGAGATCGGTCAGGTCTTGAAGGAAAGTGATCTTTTGATTCCGGCCCTCAAAAAAGAGATGGACTACGCGGCCGAGAGGGGGAAATATTTTTCGAACATCAGCGCCGGAAAACCCTTTGAGGGTCGTGTCACGATCCTGGGCGATAAGAATATTCCGTTTCGATTGCTGGAAAAGGTGATGTACACCTGCAGTCAGGCCGAGTTCGGGCAGATCGATCTCGCCGTGATTCAGAAAGAGTCCGCCGGATGA
- a CDS encoding biopolymer transporter ExbD: MESTEIDLTPYMNLLVVLAPFLLITAVFTRLAVLEIYLPPPASAELMSQLPSPDEPLVLTISITEKGLVVANGNKIISFVQPTSQGQDLQTLSTVLQQIKARFPTVDNAIILSKPDIAYDELVKVMDATRVAFVVTEGRKTSYSLFPNISLGEIQ; the protein is encoded by the coding sequence ATGGAATCCACCGAAATCGATCTGACCCCGTACATGAATCTGCTGGTGGTTCTGGCCCCGTTTCTCCTCATCACGGCAGTCTTCACCCGCCTGGCGGTTCTGGAGATCTATCTTCCGCCTCCGGCATCGGCCGAATTGATGAGCCAGTTGCCTTCCCCCGACGAACCGCTCGTCCTGACGATTTCGATCACTGAAAAAGGGCTGGTGGTGGCCAACGGGAATAAGATCATCAGCTTCGTCCAGCCGACCTCACAGGGGCAGGACCTGCAAACGCTCTCGACCGTGCTCCAGCAGATCAAAGCCCGGTTTCCGACGGTGGACAACGCGATCATCCTCAGCAAGCCGGATATTGCGTATGACGAACTGGTTAAGGTGATGGACGCGACGAGAGTCGCCTTTGTGGTCACCGAAGGCCGGAAAACCAGTTATTCGTTGTTTCCGAATATCTCACTGGGGGAGATCCAATGA
- a CDS encoding MotA/TolQ/ExbB proton channel family protein has translation MEILNVIGNFFIEGGFFMYPVLFVAALGTAIVIERMLYITRASANADSLWQKVRSALADQRIDEAIKLCQSSTRPIYRVLAAGLKAAKPTGAREPIQRSMEETMLEVLPPLERRTPYLPILANVATLLGLLGTIIGVIEAFSAVSAADPSQKAVLLARGISVALNMTAFGLMVAVPLILFYAFLQSRTTKIVDSLDQYSTKLVNFFANRQPTGASLERSQGHVAAVPKTS, from the coding sequence ATGGAAATTTTAAATGTGATCGGGAATTTTTTTATCGAGGGCGGGTTTTTCATGTACCCCGTTCTCTTCGTTGCCGCGCTTGGAACGGCCATAGTCATCGAACGGATGCTCTACATCACCCGGGCCTCGGCCAATGCGGACTCCCTTTGGCAGAAGGTGCGGTCCGCCCTGGCGGATCAGCGGATTGATGAGGCCATCAAGCTCTGCCAATCGAGTACGCGTCCGATTTATCGCGTGCTCGCGGCGGGCCTTAAGGCGGCCAAGCCCACGGGCGCGCGGGAACCCATCCAGCGATCGATGGAAGAGACGATGCTGGAAGTCCTTCCCCCCCTGGAGCGACGGACGCCCTACCTTCCGATCCTGGCCAATGTGGCCACGTTGTTGGGACTGCTGGGGACGATCATCGGCGTGATCGAGGCCTTTTCGGCCGTCTCCGCCGCCGACCCGTCCCAAAAGGCGGTGCTCCTGGCCCGCGGTATCTCGGTCGCCCTCAATATGACGGCCTTCGGGTTGATGGTCGCCGTTCCCTTGATTCTGTTCTACGCGTTTCTTCAGTCCAGAACCACAAAGATTGTCGATTCCCTGGACCAATATTCGACGAAGCTGGTCAACTTTTTCGCGAATCGCCAGCCAACGGGCGCGAGCCTGGAAAGGAGTCAAGGACATGTTGCCGCGGTCCCGAAGACGAGTTAG
- a CDS encoding tetratricopeptide repeat protein: protein MKSVGRSGIFSGLPVLRATVGGLVFLAAIGCASVNAPRDSAPPGSTEKGRSRADNASPANGELRSEYGQGLSYLEQGQLDNAQRIFESLAQSHPDGIEVHNTLGVLYRRRGMLDKSIAEYRKAIVLSESLTSTVSGRTVSAEVYNNLAIAHREHGDFRKAEEAYQKSIKLNPNLAAAYYNLGVLYDLYLNQPTDAVRCYREYERLAGQNQTVEVWIADLEQRTTRKTGNVVGQP, encoded by the coding sequence ATGAAAAGCGTCGGACGATCCGGAATATTTTCGGGCCTCCCGGTTCTCCGGGCGACGGTAGGAGGGCTGGTTTTTTTGGCGGCGATCGGGTGCGCTTCGGTGAATGCGCCGAGGGATTCGGCGCCGCCGGGTTCCACGGAGAAAGGAAGGTCCCGTGCGGATAACGCCTCACCGGCGAACGGAGAGCTCCGTTCCGAATACGGGCAGGGCCTCTCCTATCTGGAACAAGGGCAGCTTGATAACGCCCAACGGATCTTTGAGTCTTTGGCCCAATCCCATCCGGACGGGATTGAGGTTCATAATACACTGGGTGTTCTTTATCGTCGAAGGGGCATGCTGGACAAATCGATTGCGGAGTACAGGAAGGCGATCGTTTTATCCGAGTCGTTGACGTCCACTGTTTCGGGGCGGACGGTGTCCGCCGAGGTGTACAACAATCTGGCCATTGCGCATCGTGAGCACGGAGACTTTCGAAAGGCGGAGGAGGCGTATCAAAAATCCATAAAGCTGAATCCTAATTTGGCGGCCGCCTATTACAACCTGGGGGTGCTTTACGACCTTTATCTCAACCAGCCTACGGATGCCGTGCGGTGCTACCGGGAGTACGAGCGACTGGCGGGTCAGAATCAAACCGTGGAGGTCTGGATCGCGGACCTGGAACAGAGAACAACTCGCAAGACGGGAAATGTCGTTGGGCAACCCTAG
- a CDS encoding tetratricopeptide repeat protein, translated as MILAVTALWSELGGCSAYRNPDDLSPHEIKTVVTEVMEDQAAPSSKDYTLKSLDQYEDSLFNDSGQRSELRARTMHRLADLYLKLEELAYRRQLERYNQLLRQSQQGRKSGRPVLPKIDHMRSRRIYEKLLAEYPDRPDNDRVLYQLAHIYDDEGQIQPAMASMQRLVERYPSSPLRQEAVFRMAEAYYDSNRYRQARAAYEQAVSAKDPTLAEQAMYKLGWTYLSLQEYESAAGMFVRLVDRKRVVKSGGQPQLDPTGMTAAEWDEVLEYIRGMAFAFSYMGPPTKIQDYFEKTGHRDYESLIYRKLGDLYMAQKRVQDAVGTYEAFIKTYPLHPDAPAVQMQIVEAYQQLKLVDLANRARINFVERFGEESLWYQKASVDSREKVRPFYRQLTSQLALFYHSEAQQTKRPADYERALMWYRRYLKAFPREPDAPRMNFLLAEGLFELQRYPEAADEYEHTAYGYFLHHDSAEAGYAAVTTLDKIMNREGPASPSDPWGRRLAQDCKRFAESFPNDPRAAAILWKGAETYYRAGNLPAARSMAETIVKTSLPIDPTAVKAQRLIARTYFEAGAYEQAAAAYRRLARSGGEAGDDKEVRQLWASSLYKQGEVFKNAGKLREAQTEFMRVQAEVPGSDVAPVALYDAASVALLRNQRDEALQLFQIQMQRYPTHALSQKVPEVLLQVERNLLETGKIQEARSFSEKIKSIQVSSQEDLAYRSERLLADRYFEEKAYDQAATAYRKLAQEEASAKNQEREELKRLWASALYKQAEGLRKAGKLQEAQAGFMRVQSEMAGSEVAPIALFDAGNIALARRDLDGAVQAFTTLTREYPSSEYSPRATIQVARIHEQTGRLEDAAREYASVVNLNLDRKTAGEMLLSAGRLYEQLGDWAKADEVYGTYLAQFSGEYQQVVETTYKLAWAKLQQGRRQDALPILQTLIDRYGQGETAGSPVAYYIAKAHLLRADDLANQFDEVKLISPLEQNLDRKKKLLKDVLEEYAQAADFNVSEVTTAATQKIGTVFEKFRTALLESERPQNLTPQQLEQYNYLLEEQAYPFEEKAIAAYESNVHRAQQLGLYDSWVKQSYEDLARLIPARYHKPELDEIIHREAAINP; from the coding sequence ATGATTCTCGCTGTTACGGCGTTGTGGAGCGAATTGGGCGGTTGCTCCGCTTACCGCAATCCGGACGACTTGTCCCCGCATGAGATCAAAACCGTCGTGACGGAAGTGATGGAAGACCAGGCGGCCCCCAGCTCCAAAGACTATACATTAAAATCTTTGGACCAATACGAAGACAGCCTCTTCAACGATTCCGGACAAAGGAGTGAGCTCAGGGCCAGAACCATGCACCGTTTGGCCGATCTGTACCTGAAGCTGGAAGAGTTGGCCTATCGCCGTCAGCTTGAACGATATAATCAGCTGCTTCGGCAATCACAACAAGGTCGGAAGAGCGGGCGCCCGGTTCTACCCAAGATCGATCACATGCGTTCCCGAAGGATCTACGAAAAACTGCTGGCCGAGTATCCCGATCGCCCCGACAACGATCGGGTGCTCTACCAGTTGGCGCACATTTATGACGATGAAGGGCAGATCCAGCCCGCGATGGCTTCGATGCAACGACTCGTGGAGCGGTACCCCTCCAGCCCGTTGCGACAGGAGGCGGTCTTCCGCATGGCCGAGGCGTATTACGACTCGAACCGCTACCGACAGGCCCGGGCCGCTTATGAACAGGCGGTCAGCGCGAAGGATCCCACTCTGGCGGAGCAGGCGATGTACAAGTTGGGCTGGACTTATCTTTCGCTTCAAGAATACGAGAGCGCGGCGGGGATGTTTGTGCGGCTGGTCGATCGGAAACGGGTCGTGAAGTCCGGCGGTCAACCGCAGCTTGATCCGACGGGAATGACGGCCGCCGAGTGGGATGAAGTGCTGGAGTATATCCGGGGCATGGCGTTCGCCTTTTCCTATATGGGACCGCCGACAAAGATCCAAGATTATTTCGAGAAAACAGGACACCGGGACTACGAGTCGCTGATCTATCGAAAGCTGGGGGATCTGTACATGGCCCAGAAGCGGGTCCAGGATGCGGTCGGAACCTACGAAGCCTTCATCAAAACCTATCCCCTCCATCCCGACGCTCCCGCCGTGCAAATGCAGATCGTCGAGGCCTACCAGCAATTAAAATTGGTGGATTTGGCCAATCGCGCGCGCATAAATTTCGTGGAACGCTTCGGCGAAGAAAGCCTGTGGTACCAAAAAGCCTCGGTCGATTCCCGGGAAAAAGTTCGACCGTTTTACCGCCAACTCACCAGTCAACTGGCCCTGTTCTATCACTCGGAAGCGCAGCAAACAAAGCGGCCTGCGGATTATGAAAGGGCCCTGATGTGGTACCGACGCTACCTGAAGGCGTTTCCGAGAGAGCCGGACGCGCCCCGGATGAATTTTCTTTTGGCGGAGGGCCTTTTCGAACTGCAACGCTACCCGGAGGCCGCGGATGAATATGAGCACACCGCTTACGGTTATTTCCTTCACCATGACAGCGCGGAAGCGGGATATGCCGCCGTCACGACGCTGGATAAGATCATGAACCGGGAGGGTCCAGCCTCCCCGTCGGATCCGTGGGGGAGGCGGCTCGCTCAGGATTGTAAGCGTTTCGCGGAGAGCTTTCCCAACGATCCCCGAGCCGCGGCGATCCTTTGGAAAGGGGCCGAGACCTATTACCGTGCCGGGAATCTTCCGGCGGCCCGTTCCATGGCCGAAACGATCGTAAAGACCTCCCTCCCGATAGATCCCACGGCGGTAAAGGCCCAACGACTGATCGCCCGAACGTATTTCGAGGCCGGAGCGTATGAGCAGGCCGCGGCGGCCTATCGGCGCCTGGCGCGAAGCGGGGGAGAGGCTGGAGACGACAAGGAAGTGAGACAGTTATGGGCATCGTCGTTATACAAGCAGGGGGAAGTTTTTAAAAATGCCGGAAAGTTGCGGGAAGCGCAGACGGAATTCATGCGGGTTCAGGCCGAAGTGCCGGGAAGCGACGTGGCCCCGGTGGCCCTGTACGATGCGGCCAGCGTGGCCCTGCTCCGAAATCAGAGAGACGAGGCGCTGCAACTGTTTCAGATCCAGATGCAGCGCTATCCAACTCATGCCTTGAGTCAAAAAGTACCGGAGGTATTGCTGCAGGTGGAGCGCAATCTCCTGGAAACCGGGAAAATACAGGAAGCCCGGTCCTTCTCGGAAAAGATTAAATCGATCCAGGTTTCATCGCAAGAGGATCTGGCCTACCGCTCCGAACGGCTGCTGGCGGACCGCTATTTTGAGGAAAAGGCCTATGACCAGGCGGCGACCGCCTACCGAAAACTTGCCCAGGAGGAGGCCTCGGCCAAAAATCAAGAACGGGAAGAGCTGAAACGGCTATGGGCCTCCGCTTTATACAAGCAGGCCGAGGGTCTCCGCAAGGCCGGAAAACTGCAGGAGGCGCAGGCCGGTTTCATGAGAGTTCAGAGCGAAATGGCTGGAAGCGAGGTCGCACCGATTGCCTTGTTTGATGCCGGAAACATCGCCCTGGCTCGGAGAGATCTCGACGGAGCGGTCCAGGCCTTTACGACCTTGACGCGGGAATATCCGTCGTCCGAATACAGTCCTCGCGCGACGATACAAGTGGCCAGGATCCATGAGCAAACCGGCCGCTTGGAGGATGCAGCCCGGGAGTATGCATCTGTGGTAAACTTGAACCTGGATCGTAAAACCGCGGGCGAAATGCTGTTATCAGCCGGTCGGCTCTACGAGCAACTCGGAGACTGGGCCAAAGCGGATGAGGTTTACGGTACCTATCTGGCCCAATTCTCCGGCGAGTACCAACAGGTGGTAGAGACCACATATAAATTGGCCTGGGCCAAACTCCAGCAAGGCCGCCGCCAGGACGCCCTGCCTATTCTTCAGACCTTGATCGATCGGTACGGACAGGGTGAGACGGCCGGATCGCCGGTGGCTTACTACATCGCCAAGGCACATTTATTGAGGGCGGATGATCTCGCGAACCAGTTTGACGAGGTGAAGCTTATTTCCCCCCTCGAACAAAACCTGGACCGAAAGAAAAAATTGCTGAAAGATGTTTTGGAGGAATATGCCCAGGCGGCCGACTTTAACGTGTCCGAGGTCACGACGGCCGCCACCCAGAAAATAGGGACGGTGTTCGAAAAATTCCGGACCGCGCTCTTGGAATCCGAGCGCCCGCAGAATTTAACGCCTCAACAACTGGAGCAATACAATTATCTTCTCGAAGAGCAGGCCTATCCGTTCGAAGAAAAGGCGATCGCGGCCTACGAAAGCAATGTCCATCGGGCGCAACAGTTGGGTTTGTACGATTCCTGGGTCAAGCAAAGCTACGAAGATCTGGCGCGGCTGATCCCGGCCCGTTATCATAAGCCGGAACTGGATGAAATCATCCACAGGGAAGCGGCCATCAACCCATGA
- a CDS encoding tetratricopeptide repeat protein: MNTRIPFFEFGSSSRGIIGRGLGVLMVMVSAVSPGRAETSAAPFQQQLDQVRVKFALIKTDLIRRYQADETPLEGANHSSRPPTSRDSAGLAAGGSAPGDVTSQGIETRLREIAVLTNRLQGRGERPVSSDDAGPPSAEEMRLQLANRLSEANLSSQAEPILKDLAIQSRRPPIAAEAWFRLERLYYRQGDYPQALGAFFKIPMNKTWPFREEATYLAGNSYLYLKDNLKAIDLLSKIGEGSDYYPFAVYSSGLAYLNLGDAWSSTQLQFQKLVGLNPKEDPVLQELINKTRVTLGFFFMDQKRYPEAVAVFEAIPPQSRYRAQARFGLGKAFMGMEDCVKAIVVFKDLIVQAASQSDALEAHLQIGSCYSKLSAYHRAVDSYQDALKAYSERAGSLKKLVQEIKTRNLEDWMIKSGTEKSADGAPFVFLTPSLAREPGFTELVNVYAEWFRLHEEMAEDVRRDGNLAGRKMEQGTGPDLGPLHMKMQELGQDLDKLLRASATHQISSQLAQIDELALRANLGIAKNMTFMQDHETVP; the protein is encoded by the coding sequence ATGAACACCCGGATTCCTTTTTTTGAGTTCGGTTCATCCAGCCGCGGTATTATTGGTCGGGGCCTCGGCGTGCTTATGGTGATGGTTTCAGCCGTCTCTCCCGGTCGGGCCGAGACGTCCGCCGCCCCTTTTCAGCAACAGCTTGATCAGGTCCGGGTCAAATTCGCCCTCATTAAGACGGACCTGATTCGCCGGTATCAAGCCGACGAAACCCCTTTGGAGGGGGCGAATCATTCCTCCCGACCTCCCACATCTCGGGACTCCGCGGGACTCGCCGCGGGAGGGTCCGCTCCGGGGGACGTAACCTCGCAAGGAATCGAGACCCGTCTACGGGAAATTGCCGTCTTGACGAATCGACTTCAAGGGAGGGGCGAGCGGCCGGTCTCATCCGACGACGCCGGCCCACCTTCGGCCGAGGAGATGCGGCTCCAGCTGGCGAACCGATTGTCGGAGGCGAACCTGAGTTCACAGGCAGAGCCGATATTGAAGGATTTGGCGATCCAGAGCCGTCGCCCCCCGATCGCGGCCGAGGCGTGGTTTCGATTGGAAAGATTGTACTATCGGCAGGGTGATTATCCGCAGGCGCTCGGGGCCTTCTTTAAGATTCCGATGAATAAAACATGGCCGTTTCGGGAGGAAGCCACCTACCTGGCCGGGAACAGCTATCTTTATCTTAAGGACAATCTTAAAGCGATCGATCTTTTGAGCAAGATCGGGGAAGGAAGCGATTATTACCCCTTTGCAGTATATTCAAGCGGCCTGGCCTATCTGAATCTGGGAGATGCGTGGTCTTCGACTCAGCTCCAGTTTCAGAAACTCGTCGGCCTGAACCCCAAGGAGGATCCCGTTCTTCAGGAATTGATTAACAAGACGCGCGTGACCCTGGGGTTTTTCTTTATGGATCAGAAACGCTATCCGGAAGCCGTGGCGGTCTTTGAAGCGATACCTCCTCAGAGCCGCTACCGTGCACAGGCCCGATTCGGGCTTGGCAAGGCCTTTATGGGAATGGAGGACTGTGTGAAGGCCATCGTGGTATTTAAGGATCTAATCGTGCAGGCGGCCTCCCAATCGGATGCCCTGGAGGCCCATCTTCAGATCGGGAGCTGTTATTCGAAGCTGAGCGCCTATCATCGGGCCGTGGACAGTTATCAAGATGCGCTCAAGGCCTATTCCGAGCGTGCGGGGAGTTTAAAAAAACTTGTTCAGGAAATTAAGACGAGGAATCTGGAAGACTGGATGATTAAATCGGGAACGGAAAAATCCGCTGACGGGGCCCCGTTCGTTTTTCTAACTCCGAGCCTGGCGAGGGAACCCGGGTTTACGGAGTTGGTGAATGTGTATGCCGAGTGGTTCCGACTCCACGAGGAGATGGCGGAGGACGTTCGGCGGGACGGAAACCTTGCCGGGCGTAAGATGGAGCAGGGCACGGGTCCGGATCTCGGGCCCCTTCATATGAAGATGCAGGAACTTGGACAGGATTTGGACAAACTCCTCCGGGCTTCCGCCACCCACCAGATCTCATCTCAACTGGCCCAGATTGACGAACTGGCCCTCCGTGCGAACTTGGGAATCGCCAAAAACATGACGTTTATGCAGGACCATGAAACGGTGCCCTAG